In a genomic window of Candidatus Cybelea sp.:
- a CDS encoding HipA domain-containing protein, whose product MVIDRPNALIVRLGDREVGTLIRLPDRSITFTFGQSYLEDENRPTLSWGFFDSFKRLRARRYSSNPRAPGFFANLLAEGHLREYTAHRAGLARDDDFGLLWVTGDDVTGAVTIEDPEGRIIPPPAAGGPLDPPELKELFRFALPGVQLKFSALHEATSGLTIRTQGEGTDQIVKLPSTHYPLVPEGEYAMLQFACDVGIGVPKMRLVPLSRISGLPDEAQGLNGQALAVDRFDRLTSNIRIHTEDFNQIFKQQPEQKYDNHSFADLARVIYQAIGNDALIDFVRRLVFNIGIANNDMHLKNWSLVYPDGRTPQLAPAYDYVCTKAYLGHSETGLALGTARFFQNVTIEEFERLADRAAVSKSVVRTAAIDMVDRFRDRWPRIRDAMPLPAITRTIDEQLAQVPLFGGGHRAPGVAGDPPLHQEIT is encoded by the coding sequence ATGGTGATCGATCGCCCCAATGCCTTGATTGTCAGGCTCGGCGATCGCGAAGTCGGTACGCTCATCCGTTTGCCCGATCGCTCGATCACGTTTACTTTTGGTCAAAGCTACCTGGAAGACGAAAACCGCCCAACTCTTAGCTGGGGCTTCTTCGACAGTTTCAAGCGACTGCGGGCACGCCGCTACAGCAGCAACCCGCGCGCACCCGGATTCTTCGCCAATCTTCTTGCCGAAGGACACTTGCGCGAGTACACCGCCCACCGTGCGGGCCTTGCCCGCGATGACGACTTCGGCTTGTTATGGGTGACTGGCGATGACGTAACGGGAGCCGTAACCATTGAAGACCCCGAAGGACGAATCATACCGCCGCCGGCTGCCGGCGGGCCGCTAGATCCGCCGGAGCTTAAGGAACTTTTCCGGTTTGCGTTACCCGGCGTGCAGCTTAAGTTTAGCGCCCTCCATGAGGCAACCAGCGGCCTGACGATTCGAACTCAGGGCGAGGGTACCGATCAAATCGTTAAACTGCCCTCAACGCACTATCCGCTCGTTCCCGAGGGCGAGTACGCGATGTTGCAGTTTGCCTGCGACGTTGGCATTGGAGTCCCCAAGATGCGACTCGTGCCTTTGAGCCGGATAAGCGGTCTGCCTGATGAGGCGCAAGGGCTCAACGGACAGGCGCTCGCGGTTGACCGCTTCGACCGTCTGACATCGAATATTCGCATTCACACCGAAGATTTCAATCAAATTTTCAAGCAGCAGCCTGAGCAAAAATACGACAATCACTCCTTTGCCGATCTCGCGCGGGTTATCTACCAAGCGATCGGAAACGACGCGCTGATTGACTTTGTGCGCCGACTCGTTTTTAACATCGGAATTGCGAACAACGACATGCACTTAAAGAATTGGTCGCTTGTTTATCCTGACGGGCGTACGCCTCAACTCGCGCCAGCCTACGATTACGTCTGCACGAAAGCGTACTTGGGTCACAGCGAAACTGGCTTGGCCCTTGGAACTGCACGTTTTTTCCAGAATGTAACGATCGAAGAATTCGAACGACTGGCCGATCGCGCCGCTGTTTCAAAAAGCGTCGTTCGCACCGCGGCCATAGATATGGTAGATCGTTTTCGCGATCGATGGCCACGGATTCGTGATGCGATGCCGTTGCCCGCGATTACGCGAACGATTGACGAGCAGCTTGCGCAGGTTCCCCTCTTTGGCGGAGGTCACCGCGCGCCGGGGGTAGCGGGCGACCCGCCTTTGCATCAGGAAATCACCTAA